Genomic window (Desulfuromonas sp.):
GAACGATCCCCCGCAGGGAGGGACCGAGGGTGCCGACCGCCCTCGAAACGTAGGCCTTCCCCTCCCGGAGGGCCGGTCCGATATCGCCTCCGACGAAAAACCTGCCGATCTTTGCCGGGTCGGGGTGGGAGAGGCGCCTGCCGGTCCTGTCTCCGACCACCACGAATTCGGCGCCCGTGTTCCCGCGGATCGCCTCGGCGATCTCCTGGACGATGCCCGCCGGGTCGCCTCCCTCCACCGCCCGCCGGACCTCGGGCATGGCGGAGACCGTTCCGGCGATGTCGAGGGCCCGTCTGCCGATCTGCACCGTCAGGATGTTGCCGACCAGGCTGGCGAAGATGATCCCGCTGACGACGATCTGAACCAGGACCACCGCCGAGACCAGGAGGATCATCTGGCTCTGGATGGTTCGGGGCAGGCAGGAGGAGAGCGTCTTGCGAATCCGGGAGGCCATTGTTCCGCTCCGACAGAGGGTTGCGGTCTCGAAAGGGGCGAAAGGTCCTGTCCTAATTATAAACGTTAACCCTCCCCTTGGTGGGACGGAGCCCCCTTTTGAGCTTGGGACGTCTTTCCGGATCGCGGAAAAGATTCACCGCGCCTGTCGTTTCCCTGTAATATAAGGGTATTCAGGCCGGCCCGGGTGGCCGGGAAAGGATGGAATCGACCATGTCCAGCACCCCAGAGAAGATCCAGTTCGCGAGCGACAACTACGCCGGCATCTGCGACGAGGCCTGGCAGGCCCTCGAGGAGGTCCGGCACGGCTACGCTCGGGCCTACGGCGACGACGAGTGGACGGCCCGGGCCTGCGACCTGCTGCGGGAGTTCTTCGAGACCGACTGCCAGGTCTTCTTCGTCTTCAACGGCACCGCCGCAAACTCCCTGGCCCTCTCCTCGCTGTGCCGTTCCTACCACAGCATCGTCTGCCACGAGATGGCCCACGTGGAGACCGACGAATGCGGCGCCGCCGAGTTCTTCTCCAACGGCACCAAGATCCTCCTCGTCCCCGGCGAAGACGGCCGGGTCGATCTGGAGGCGGTGGAGCACACGGTACACCGCCGCAGCGACATCCACTACTCCAAGCCGCAAGTCCTGAGCCTGACCCAGGCCACCGAGCTGGGCACTGTTTACGACCCGGCGCAGCTCGGCGCGGCGGGCGAACTGGCCCGGAGCCTCGGGCTGCGCGTTCACATGGACGGCGCCCGCTTCGCCAACGCCGTCGCCTCCCTCGGCGTCGCCCCCCGGAAACTCTCCTGGGAGGCCGGGGTCGACGTGCTCACCTTCGGCGGCACCAAGTGCGGCATGCCCGTCGGCGAGGCGGTCGTCTTCTTCGACCCCTAGCTGGCCCGCGAGTTCGACTACCGCTGCAAGCAGGCCGGCCAGCTCGCCAGCAAGATGCGCTTTCTCGCCGCTCCCTGGATCGGCATGCTCGAGGGGGGCGCCCTGCTGCGCCACGCCGCCCACGCCAACCGCTGCGCCCGCAAACTGGAGCAGGGGATGAAGGGGATTGCCGGGGTGAAGATCGTTCATCCCGTGCAGGCCAACGGCGTCTTCGTCCAGATGGCCCCGGCGGCCATCGACGCTCTTCAGGCGCGGGGCTGGCACTTCTATACATTCATCGGTTCGGGACACGCCCGCTTCATGTGCTCCTGGAACACTGCCGAGGAGGAGATCGCCGCCCTGGTCGCCGATCTGCGGGGGGTCTGCGCCGGGGATTGAGTGGCCCTGGCCTGATCGGTCGTTTTTAGATGCGTGGAACCGTCGGGTCCCGGCCCGACAGCCGGCCTGCTTATTCTTTGTATCGCAAAGAAAAGTAGGCAAAAGAAACTCAAGGGGGAAAGCTTGATCTGATGAAGATCACAACCCTGAATAGCAAGAGCCTCTAGGTCTCAATGACTTAGAGGCTCTTGCTTTACTTGCCTATATTACAATTGGTACCAGGCGTGTAACTGGCGCCTTTTTTGTTCTGAAAATCCCCAGAAGATTCAGGATCGATTTGTAACACGACTTGTGGGATATTGTTTCAGGGAGAGCATGCCCGTCCTGTAAATCGTGACATCCGGGAAACTCTAATTTCAAATGGCTCCTCACGGGGAACTTTACAAGATGTCTTCTGCTGCGATCGGCAGAGTGAAATGAAAGGTGCTCCCCTCGCCAAGCTTGCTCTCAACCCAGATGTGTCCGCCATGACCTTCCACCAGCAACCTGCAGATATACAGACCTAAACCGACGCCGCTGGAAGTTTGGTGGCCTTTGACCTGAAAAAACCGCTTGAAGATCCGAGAACAATCCTCAGGAACGATCCCTTTTCCCTGATCGATGACAGATATGACGATTTCACAGCCCATCTTCCGGGCCTCGATAATCACTTTGCTCTCGGCCGGCGAGAACTTGAGGGCGTTGCTGACAAGATTCAGCAATATGCGCTCCAGCCGTGCAGGGTCTGCCGAAACGGCCGGCAGCCCCCGGGGAATTCGTGTCACCAACCGATTTAAAGTTATGGCCTTTTGGGTTTTTTGCAGGAGAGGCCAAACAAAGCTGTCCAGGTCGATCGGTTCTTGCTCCAGAGAGACCTGCCCGCCTTCAATGCGCGAGGTGTCCAGAAGATCCTCAATCATGGCGTTCATTTTTTCCGCGCCGTTCAGTATCTCTTCTACGTTCAGCACAACGCCGCCCTTGACTTTGCCCTGTCGAAACGCTTCCTTTAGCATCTCAGCATGCCCCTGGATTACCGTGAGCGGTCCACGAAGATCGTGCGCTACGGTATGGTGAAAGGCGAGATTGTGTTCCAGGAGTTCCTGCTGGTCGGTGACATCGGTGATGACCCCCACTATCCCGTCAAAATGCCCATCGGCATCGAAGAGTGGCGCGGCATTGGTGGACGTCACGATCCTCTCACCATCGGGCCTCTCGATAACCAGTTTCATGCCATAGACAGCCTTGGTTTCCTGCAGAACCCTTTTGAAGGGAGTCTCATCATTGGGAAGGGGGGCGCCCGTTATCGTGGAGAACTTCCATTCGGTTTGGTCAAAGGTTCGTTGGAGGATCAGTTCATGTGAAACCCCCAGGATTCTCTCGGCAGCGGGATTGGCATACGTATACCTCCCCGTCTTGTCCAGTGTAACAACTCCGTCGGTGGTGGTTTCCAGAATCCTTTTAAATTGGCCATCCCGGACATTCTTTGGCAGGACTTCTCCTGGTTTCCCCGGATTTTGACCCACTAAGCACCTCGCATTCTCAAGGAAGGACTGGCCTGCAAAAGTTCCCGGGCCGATCTGTCTCAACGCCTTCTCCGCCGCTCCTGACAACGAACAGGGGAGCTTTCATTTCAAAATATACCGCTTGCAGATGGTTCGGAAATGGTAGCCGTAAATCGCGAGGGTTACGGCCTGGGCAAACAAGTGGGGGCGATTGAAAAGGGTCCAGAGCATTGTCTTCCAGAAATAAAGCCGCTCCTTGCCCAGAATCCCCAAGCGATAAAGGGAATGGAACAGCGCCATCTTGTAGTGAAAGCTCAATGCGGATTGAACCCTGGGCGGACGGTATTCCTGCAGAAAGCCCTTGACCCGTCGGTAATAGTTTTTGGGCGAGTAAATATTCCGCAGGATATTTTTATACCCCTCCTGCAAGGCTTCATGGCTCATGGCCGGGATGATATTGGTTGCAATGCTGACGTTGTCCCCTGTCGCATCAGAGATCAGGCGCCCTTCCCGTTTCAGGCGTTCGTAAAGCCTCGTCCCGGGAAGCGCCTGAAGCAGGCCGACCATCGCCGTGACGATGCTGCTCTCCTGAATAAAATCGATCTGCCTCTGAAAAATGTCGGGGGTGTCGCTGTCGAAGCCGACAATGAATCCGCCCTGCACCTGCAATCCCGCCCGCTGAAGCCGCTTGACATCCTCAACGAGATTTCGGTCCTGGTTGTGCGCCTTGCCCGATTCGGCAAGGCTGGCCTCGTTGGGCGTTTCGATGCCGATAAAGACCGTG
Coding sequences:
- a CDS encoding ATP-binding protein — protein: MRQIGPGTFAGQSFLENARCLVGQNPGKPGEVLPKNVRDGQFKRILETTTDGVVTLDKTGRYTYANPAAERILGVSHELILQRTFDQTEWKFSTITGAPLPNDETPFKRVLQETKAVYGMKLVIERPDGERIVTSTNAAPLFDADGHFDGIVGVITDVTDQQELLEHNLAFHHTVAHDLRGPLTVIQGHAEMLKEAFRQGKVKGGVVLNVEEILNGAEKMNAMIEDLLDTSRIEGGQVSLEQEPIDLDSFVWPLLQKTQKAITLNRLVTRIPRGLPAVSADPARLERILLNLVSNALKFSPAESKVIIEARKMGCEIVISVIDQGKGIVPEDCSRIFKRFFQVKGHQTSSGVGLGLYICRLLVEGHGGHIWVESKLGEGSTFHFTLPIAAEDIL